A stretch of the Erinaceus europaeus chromosome 1, mEriEur2.1, whole genome shotgun sequence genome encodes the following:
- the LOC103126303 gene encoding interferon-induced protein with tetratricopeptide repeats 1-like, translating to MSVESNRSRLEDSLHQLRCHFTWELQIEDDEMHDLENRVFDQMEFLDTQCGMHNLLAYVKHLEGRDEEALGSLRDAEEAMPQEHGHGPDVKSLVTWGNLAWLCYHTGRLAETQSYLDKVEAICRKFSGQSSYRMESPEMDSEEGWALLKCGAKNYERAEACFEKALEAQPENPEFSAGYAIVIYRLDGINRTSLSLQPLQKALRLNPENVYVKVLLALKLQDLRQEAEAEKHIEEALSSTSSQTYVLRYAGKFYRRKGFLDKALHLFKMALQATPSSALLNHQIGLCYRAHVLRIKKAANWKPRALDREKVEKIARLAIRHLEFAVEQKPTFGIAHVHLAEMYTETGNYRKAEETYHKVLNMTSLKEEKLQEVHFQYGRFQEFQRKSEVDAIVHYLKAIKIETPSFSRNKSIQSLEKLALRRLQRNALDAEGLSFLGLICKLRGDLSEAVGQYERALRLLAGRPQEGDSHSPQGEGPPARDRSTGGGR from the exons ATGAG TGTGGAGTCAAACAGGAGCCGCCTGGAAGACAGCCTGCATCAGCTGAGATGTCACTTCACTTGGGAGTTGCAAATTGAAGACGATGAAATGCATGATCTAGAAAACAGAGTCTTCGACCAGATGGAGTTCTTGGACACCCAGTGCGGCATGCACAACCTCCTGGCCTACGTCAAGCACCTGGAAGGCCGGGATGAGGAGGCTCTGGGGAGTCTGCGGGATGCCGAGGAGGCCATGCCACAAGAGCACGGCCATGGGCCAGATGTGAAAAGTCTGGTTACCTGGGGAAACCTGGCCTGGCTGTGCTACCACACGGGCAGACTCGCAGAAACCCAGAGTTACCTGGACAAGGTAGAAGCCATCTGCAGGAAGTTTTCAGGTCAATCCAGCTACAGAATGGAGAGTCCTGAgatggactctgaggaaggatggGCTTTGCTGAAGTGTGGAGCAAAGAATTACGAACGGGCAGAAGCTTGCTTTGAAAAGGCTCTAGAAGCGCAGCCTGAGAATCCTGAATTCAGTGCTGGGTATGCAATTGTCATCTACCGTCTGGATGGCATAAACAGGACATCGCTGAGCCTGCAGCCCCTGCAAAAGGCCCTCCGCTTAAACCCAGAAAATGTGTATGTTAAGGTTCTCCTGGCCCTGAAGCTTCAGGATCTCAGACAAGAAGCTGAAGCAGAAAAGCACATTGAAGAAGCGCTCAGCAGCACATCTTCACAGACCTATGTCTTGCGATACGCAGGCAAGTTTTACAGAAGAAAAGGCTTTCTGGATAAAGCTCTTCACCTCTTTAAAATGGCCTTGCAGGCCACACCTTCCTCCGCCTTACTGAACCACCAGATAGGGCTCTGCTACAGGGCACATGTCTTGCGAATCAAGAAAGCCGCCAACTGGAAGCCCCGAGCACTGGACAGAGAAAAGGTTGAGAAAATAGCAAGGTTAGCCATACGCCATCTGGAATTTGCCGTGGAGCAAAAACCCACTTTTGGGATTGCCCACGTGCACCTGGCCGAGATGTACACAGAGACAGGCAACTACAGAAAGGCTGAAGAGACTTACCACAAAGTCCTGAACATGACGTCACTCAAAGAAGAGAAGCTGCAGGAGGTCCACTTCCAGTATGGCCGATTTCAGGAATTTCAAAGGAAATCTGAAGTGGACGCAATTGTCCACTACCTAAAGGCAATCAAGATAGAAACACCGTCGTTTTCAAGGAATAAGAGTATCCAGTCTTTGGAGAAACTGGCTCTAAGGAGACTTCAGAGAAATGCATTGGACGCAGAGGGTCTGAGCTTCCTTGGGTTGATCTGCAAACTGAGAGGAGACTTGAGTGAGGCCGTGGGGCAGTATGAGCGAGCCCTGAGGCTGCTGGCCGGGAGGCCCCAGGAGGGCGACAGTCACAGCCCACAGGGGGAAGGTCCACCTGCCCGGGACCGGTCCACCGGGGGTGGCCGCTGA